One part of the Oncorhynchus clarkii lewisi isolate Uvic-CL-2024 chromosome 7, UVic_Ocla_1.0, whole genome shotgun sequence genome encodes these proteins:
- the LOC139412907 gene encoding ubiquitin carboxyl-terminal hydrolase 9X-like isoform X2, translating into MTVTTRGSPVGGNDSQGQAPADSQSQPPPTQAQAVSPNPSTTEPSPVSPPAAEEEQGQGDSAPALEEEEPAFPHTDLAKLDDMINRPRWVVPVLPKGELEVLLEAAIDLCKKGLDVKCEACQRFFRDGLTISFTKILTDEAVSGWKFEIHRCIITNTHRLVELCVTKLPQDWFPLLELLATATNPHCKFHIYNGTRPSETIPAGATLADDELFARPPDPRSPKGWLVDLINKFGTLNGFQTLHDRFMSGQALNVQIIAALIKPFGQCYEFLTLHTVKKYFLPVIEMVPQFLENLTDEELKKEAKNEAKNDALSMIIKSLKNLASRVPGQEETVKNLEIFRLKMILRLLQISSFNGKMNALNEVNKVISSVSYYTHRHGNPEEEEWLTAERMAEWIQQNHILSIVLRDSLHQPQYVEKLEKILRFVIKEKALTMQDLDNIWAAQAGKHEAIVKNVHDLLAKLAWDFSPEQLDHLFDCFKESWTNASKKQREKLLELIRRLAEDDKDGVMAHKVLNLLWNLAHSDDVPVDIMDQALSAHIKILDYSCSQDRDTQKIQWIDRFIEELRTNDKWVIPALKQIREICSLFGEAPQNLSQTQRSPHVFYRHDLINQLQHNHALVTLVAENLSAYMETMRPFSKAEHADFDPQTVRVGSRYSHVQEVQERLNFLRFLLKDGQLWLCAPQAKQIWRCLAESAVFLCDREACFKWYSKLMGDEPDLDPDINKDFFENNVLQLDPSLLTENGMKCFERFFKAVNCREGKLVAKRRAYMMDDLELIGLDYLWRVVIQGTDDIASRAIDLLKEIYTNLGPKLQVNQVEIHEDFIQLCFDRLKASYDTLCVLDGDKDSINCARQEAIRMVRVLTVLKEYINECDSDYHEERSILPMSRAFRGKHITLIVRFPNQGRQVDDLDIWSHTNDTIGSVRRGILTRIKANATHTKIELFIGGEVVDPADDRKLIGQLNLKDKALITAKLTQVSATVPSSPDSSSDSSTASPSNHGNHFSEGPNPEVEGCLPGVIMSLHLRYISFLWQVADLGCTLNMPLLRDGARLLMKLMPPDNGTVENLRAICLDHAKLGENSLSPTLDSRFFGPSPSQVLYLTEVVYALLMPASGTLGEDASDFQYNFLKSGGLPLVLSMLTRNNFLPSADMETRRGAYLNALKIAKLLLTAVGFGHVKAVAEACQPVVEGTSPASPINQATHDQALVLQSALQNIPNPASECMLRNVAIRLAQQISDESLPPNSQNFFQASKYIPDLCVIRAVQKIVWASGCGTVQLVFSSNEEISQIYEKTNAGKEPDGEDEMVCCEALEIMTLCFALLPTALDTLSKEKAWQTYIIDLLLHCHSKSVRQMAQEQFFLMATRCCMGHRPLLFFITLLFTVLGSTAKERAKHAGDYFTLLRHLLNYAYNSNINLPNAEALLNNEIDWLKKIRDEVKRTGETGVEETILEGHLGVTKELLAFQTPEKKYYIGCEKGGANLIKELIDDFIFPASIVYLQYVKSGEFPTEQAIPVCSSPASINAGFELLVALPVGCVRNLKQIVDTLTDMYYLGCEALTEWEYLPPVGPRPTKGFVGLKNAGATCYMNSVIQQLYMIPPIRNGVLAVEGTGTDVDDELSGDEKQENETNADGTVRDDVFPYQHQFDDKPSLSKSEDRKEYNIGVLRHLQVIFGHLASSRLQYYVPRGFWKQFRLWGEPVNLREQHDALEFFNSLVDSLDEALKAMGHSSMLSKVLGGSFADQKICRDCPHRYECEESFTTLNVDIRNHQNLLDSMEQYVKGDLLEGANAYHCEKCNKKVDTVKRLLIKKLPPVLAIQLKRFDYDWERECAIKFNDYFEFPRELDMEPYTVAGVAKLEGDDGNPESQMIMQNEPSEPDPPGCSSKYRLVGVLVHSGQASGGHYYSYISQRDGGTGGSADSGQKERWYKFDDGDVTECKMDDDEEMKSQCFGGEYMGEVFDHMMKKMSYRRQKRWWNAYILFYERMDAAGGGAAVEADGELARCISELTVSPTTPRQVTMPGAIECSVRKQNVQFMHSRMQYSLEYFQFVKKLLTCNSVYLNPPPGQDHLLPEAEEIAMISIQLAARFLFSTGFHTKKIVRGPAGDWYDALCILLRHSKNVRCWFAHSVLFAYPTRFSEYLLECPSAEVRGAFAKLIVFIAHFSLADGPCPVPTSSPEGSTQGCDNLSLSDHLLRAVLNLLRREVSEHGRHLQQYFNLFVMYANLGLAEKTQLLKLSVPATFMLVALDEGPGPPIKYQYAELTKLYAVVSQLLRCCDVSTRMQSSINGNPSLANPYGDANLTTPIMPLQQLVSEILFVRTSYVKKIIEDCSNSEETVKLLRFSCWENPQFSSTVLSELLWQVAYSYTYELRPYLDLLLQILLIEDSWQTHRIHNVLKGIPDDRDGLFDTIQRSKNHYQKRAYQCIKCMVALFSNCTVAYQILQSNGDLKRKWTWAVEWLGDELERRPYTGNPQYTYNNWSPPVQSNETSNGYFLERSHSARMTLAKACELCPEEEPDDQEATEDHDSSPPEDTALYPHNPAPATQFQQQNNHPHAQPYTGPAAQHMNTPQRPPQRAQESWESTTEEVGPVAPPPAVQTTKE; encoded by the exons ATGACGGTCACCACACGTGGCTCCCCCGTGGGGGGAAATGATAGCCAGGGCCAGGCACCCGCTGATTCTCAGAGCCAGCCCCCACCCACACAGGCCCAG GCGGTGTCCCCCAACCCGTCGACCACGGAGCCGTCTCCTGTGAGCCCACCGGCGGCGGAGGAGGAGCAGGGCCAAGGAGACTCTGCCCCTgctctggaggaggaggagcctgCCTTCCCTCACACTGACCTGGCCAAGCTGGACGACATGATCAACAGGCCCCGATGGGTAGTCCCAGTCCTGCCAAAGGGGGAATTAGAAGTTCTACTTGAAGCTGCTATAGACTTATGTAAAAAAG GGCTTGATGTGAAGTGTGAGGCGTGCCAGAGGTTTTTCAGGGACGGCCTGACCATCTCCTTCACTAAGATCCTCACAGACGAGGCTGTCAGTGGGTGGAAGTTTGAGATCCAT AGGTGTATCATCACCAACACACACCGGCTGGTGGAGCTGTGTGTGACCAAGCTTCCTCAGGACTGGTTCCCCTTACTGGAGCTACTGGCCACAGCCACCAACCCCCACTGCAAGTTCCACATCTACAACGGCACGCGGCCCTCTGAGACCATCCCCGCCGGGGCCACGCTGGCCGACGACGAGCTCTTCGCCCGCCCACCTGACCCTCGCTCACCCAAG ggCTGGTTGGTGGACCTGATTAATAAGTTTGGCACGCTGAACGGGTTTCAGACTCTACACGACCGCTTCATGAGCGGACAGGCACTCAACGTGCAGATCATCGCCGCCCTCATCAA GCCGTTCGGCCAGTGCTATGAGTTCCTGACCTTGCACACAGTGAAGAAGTACTTCCTGCCAGTGATTGAGATGGTTCCTCAGTTCCTGGAGAACCTGACGGACGAGGAGCTGAAGAAGGAGGCCAAGAACGAGGCCAAGAACGATGCCCTGTCCATGATCATCAAGTCCCTGAAGAACCTGGCCTCCAGGGTGCCCGGTCAGGAGGAGACCGTCAAGAACTTGGAGATATTTCGGTTGAAAATGATCCTTAG GTTATTGCAGATTTCCTCATTCAACGGCAAGATGAATGCCCTGAATGAGGTCAACAAGGTCATCTCCAGTGTGTCCTACTACACGCATCGGCATGGCAAcccggaggaggaggagtggctgACGGCAGAACGCATGGCG gaGTGGATCCAGCAGAACCACATCCTGTCCATCGTGCTGAGggacagcctccaccagcctcagTACGTAGAGAAACTAGAGAAGATTCTCCGCTTCGTCATCAAGGAGAAAGCCCTCACCATGCAGGACCTGGACAACATCTGGGCGGCGCAG GCTGGTAAGCACGAAGCCATAGTGAAGAATGTCCATGACCTTCTGGCCAAACTGGCCTGGGACTTCTCTCCAGAGCAGCTCGACCATCTCTTTGATTGCTTCAAGGAGAGTTGGACGAATGCGAGTAAGAAGCAGCGTGAGAAGCTGCTGGAGCTGATCCGTCGTCTGGCGGAGGACGATAAGGATGGAGTGATGGCCCACAAGGTGCTCAACCTGTTGTGGAACCTGGCTCACAGTGACGACGTCCCCGTGGACATCATGGACCAGGCCCTCAGCGCACACATCAAGATACTGGACTACAGCTGCTCTCAG GACAGAGACACCCAGAAGATCCAGTGGATAGACCGCTTCATCGAGGAGCTGCGCACCAACGACAAGTGGGTCATACCAGCCCTGAAGCAGATCAGAGAGATCTGCAGCCTGTTTGGGGAAGCTCCTCAGAACCTCAG TCAGACCCAGAGGAGTCCTCATGTGTTCTATCGTCATGACCTGATCAACCAGCTGCAGCACAACCATGCCCTGGTCACTCTGGTGGCTGAGAACCTGTCTGCCTACATGGAAACCATGAGACCGTTCTCCAAAGCTGAACATGCAGACTTTGACCCTCAGACGGTCAGAGTGGGAAGTCGCTACAGTCATGTTCAGGAGGTCCAGGAGAGGCTCAACTTCCTGAG GTTCCTGTTGAAGGATGGACAGTTGTGGCTATGTGCTCCTCAGGCCAAGCAGATCTGGAGGTGTCTGGCTGAGAGCGCCGTCTTCCTGTGTGACCGGGAGGCGTGCTTCAAATG GTACTCTAAGCTAATGGGAGATGAGCCAGACCTGGACCCGGACATCAACAAGGACTTCTTTGAGAACAATGTTCTGCAGCTGGACCCGTCCCTGCTCACGGAGAACGgcatgaagtgcttcgagaggTTCTTCAAGGCTGTCAACTGCCGCGAGGGCAAGCTGGTGGCCAAACGCAGGGCCTACATGATGGATGACCTGGAGCTCATAGGACTGGACTACCTCTGGAGG GTGGTGATCCAGGGTACTGATGACATCGCCAGCCGAGCCATCGACCTGCTGAAGGAGATCTACACCAACCTGGGGCCCAAGCTGCAGGTCAACCAGGTGGAGATCCACGAGGACTTCATCCAGTTGTGTTTTGACCGTCTGAAGGCGTCGTATGACACGCTGTGTGTCCTGGACGGGGACAAGGACAGCATCAACTGTGCCCGGCAGGAGGCCATCCGCATGGTGCGCGTGCTCACCGTGCTCAAAGAGTACATCAACGAGTGTGACAGCGACTACCACGAGGAGAGGTCCATACTGCCCATGTCCAG ggCGTTCCGGGGGAAGCACATCACGTTGATCGTGCGTTTCCCTAACCAGGGTCGTCAGGTGGATGACCTGGACATCTGGTCTCACACCAATGACACCATCGGCTCGGTGCGCCGCGGCATCCTCACACGCATTAAGGCCAACGCCACGCACACCAAGATAGAGCTCTTCATTGGCGGGGAGGTTGTTGACCCGGCGGATGACAGGAAGCTGATTGGACAGCTCAACCTCAAGGACAAAGCA ttGATCACAGCCAAGCTGACCCAGGTGAGTGCCACCGTGCCCTCCAGTCCTGACAGCTCCTCAGACTCCTCCACTGCCTCGCCCAGTAACCACGGCAACCACTTCAGCGAAGGACCCAACCCAGAGGTGGAGGGCTGCCTGCCTGGAgtg ATCATGTCTCTCCACCTGCGCTACATCTCGTTCCTGTGGCAGGTAGCAGACCTGGGTTGTACCCTCAACATGCCTCTGCTGCGAGATGGAGCCAGGCTTCTCATGAAGCTTATGCCTCCAG ACAATGGTACCGTGGAGAACCTGCGCGCTATCTGTCTGGATCATGCCAAGCTGGGAGAGAACAGCCTGAGCCCCACACTGGACTCCCGCTTCTTTGGCCCCTCGCCCTCACAAGTCCTCTACCTCACTGAG GTGGTGTATGCGTTGCTGATGCCGGCCAGCGGCACCCTCGGCGAGGACGCCAGCGACTTCCAGTACAACTTCCTGAAGAGCGGCGGCCTCCCGCTCGTATTGAGCATGCTCACCAGGAACAACTTCCTGCCGTCGGCCGACATGGAGACGCGGCGGGGGGCGTACCTCAATGCCCTGAAGATTGCCAAGCTGCTGCTGACCGCCGTGGGGTTCGGACACGTCAAAGCTGTGGCCGAGGCCTGCCAGCCCGTAGTGGAGGGGACCAGCCCCGCATCACCA ATCAACCAGGCGACCCACGACCAGGCCCTGGTCCTCCAGAGTGCTCTACAGAATATCCCGAACCCCGCCTCTGAGTGCATGCTCCGCAACGTGGCCATACGACTGGCTCAACAGATCTCTGACGAG TCTCTGCCCCCGAACTCCCAGAACTTCTTCCAAGCATCCAAGTACATCCCAGACCTCTGTGTGATCCGGGCGGTGCAGAAGATCGTGTGGGCTTCAGGCTGTGGCACGGTACAGCTGGTCTTCAGCTCTAATGAAGAGATCAGTCAGATCTATGAGAAG ACAAACGCGGGTAAGGAGCCAGACGGGGAGGATGAGATGGTGTGCTGTGAGGCACTGGAGATCATGACCCTGTGTTTTGCCCTGCTCCCCACCGCTCTGGACACTCTCAGTAAGGAGAAGGCCTGGCAGACTTACATCATAGACCTGCTACTGCACTGCCACAGCAA gTCAGTTCGTCAGATGGCTCAGGAACAGTTCTTCCTCATGGCCACTAGGTGCTGTATGGGACACAGACCCCTCCTATTCTTCATCACCCTCCTCTTCACTGTTTTAGGG agCACGGCAAAGGAGAGGGCGAAGCACGCAGGGGACTACTTTACGCTGCTGAGGCACCTGCTGAACTACGCCTACAACAGCAACATCAACCTGCCCAACGCTGAGGCGCTGCTCAATAACGAGATCGACTGGCTCAAGAAGATCAGG GATGAGGTGAAGCGGACAGGAGAGACGGGGGTGGAGGAGACCATTCTAGAAGGTCACCTGGGGGTCACCAAGGAGCTGCTGGCCTTCCAGACACCAGAGAAGAAGTACTACATTGGCTGTGAGAAGGGCGGGGCCAACCTCATAAAG GAGTTGATAGATGACTTCATCTTCCCGGCGTCTATCGTGTACCTGCAGTACGTGAAGAGTGGGGAGTTCCCAACGGAGCAGGCCATCCCTGTCTGTAGCAGCCCCGCCTCCATCAACGCCGGCTTCGAGTTGCTGGTGGCTCTGCCGGTCGGCTGTGTCCGGAACCTCAAGCAGATCGTTGATACACTCACAGATATGTACTACCTAG gtTGTGAGGCTCTGACAGAGTGGGAATACCTCCCCCCAGTGGGGCCGCGGCCCACCAAAGGCTTTGTGGGGCTGAAGAACGCGGGGGCCACCTGCTACATGAACTCGGTCATCCAGCAGCTCTACATGATCCCGCCCATCCGTAACGGTGTCCTGGCCGTGGAGGGCACCGGCACCGACGTGGACGATGAACTGTCCGGGGACGAGAAGCAGGAGAACGAG ACTAATGCCGACGGAACGGTGCGGGACGATGTGTTCCCCTACCAACACCAGTTTGACGACAAGCCCTCACTGAGTAAGTCGGAGGACAGGAAGGAGTACAACATTGGGGTGCTACGCCACCTACAGGTCATCTTTGGTCACCTGGCCTCCTCCCGACTGCAGTACTACGTACCTCGAGGCTTCTGGAAACAGTTCAG GTTATGGGGTGAGCCGGTGAATCTGCGAGAGCAGCACGATGCCCTGGAGTTCTTCAACTCTTTAGTGGACAGTCTGGATGAGGCTCTGAAGGCCATGGGCCACTCCTCCATGCTCAGCAAGGTGCTGGGAGGCTCCTTTGCTGACCAGAAAATCTGCCGTGACTGCCCACACAG GTATGAGTGTGAGGAGTCCTTCACCACGTTGAACGTGGACATCAGGAACCACCAGAACCTGCTGGACTCTATGGAGCAGTACGTCAAAGGAGACTTGCTGGAGGGAGCCAACGCATACCACTGTGAGAAGTGTAACAAGAAG GTGGACACAGTGAAGCGTCTGCTGATAAAGAAGCTTCCTCCAGTGTTGGCCATCCAGCTGAAAAGGTTTGACTACGACTGGGAGAGGGAGTGTGCCATCAAGTTCAACGACTACTTTGAGTTCCCCAGGGAGCTGGACATGGAGCCCTACACTGTGGCCGGGGTGGCCAAGCTGGAAGGAGATGACGGCAACCCGGAGAGCCAG ATGATCATGCAGAACGAACCATCGGAACCCGACCCACCAGGCTGCAGTTCTAAGTACCGCCTGGTGGGGGTGCTGGTGCATTCGGGCCAGGCCAGCGGCGGCCACTACTACTCCTATATCAGCCAGCGAGACGGTGGCACCGGCGGTAGCGCCGACAGTGGGCAGAAGGAGCGCTGGTACAAGTTTGACGACGGTGACGTGACGGAGTGCAAGATGGACGACGACGAGGAGATGAAGAGCCAGTGCTTCGGGGGGGAGTACATGGGAGAGGTGTTTGACCACATGATGAAGAAGATGTCCTACAGGAGGCAGAAGAGATGGTGGAACGCCTACATCCTGTTCTATGAGAGGATGGACGCGGCAGGGGGAGGGGCCGCAGTGGAGGCAGACGGAGAGCTGGCCAGGTGCATCTCAGAGCTGACTGTGTCTCCCACTACACCACGACAG gtGACGATGCCGGGGGCCATTGAATGCAGTGTGAGGAAGCAGAATGTCCAGTTCATGCACAGCCGTATGCAGTACAGCTTGGAGTACTTCCAGTTCGTCAAGAAGCTGCTGACCTGCAACAGCGTCTACCTCAACCCTCCCCCGGGTCAGGACCACCTGCTGCCAGAGGCAGAGGAGATAGCCATGATCAGCATCCAGCTAGCAGCTAGGTTCCTCTTCAGCACCGGGTTCCACACCAAGAAAATAGTCCGGGGGCCCGCCGGTGACTG gtatGACGCCCTGTGCATCCTGCTGCGCCACAGTAAGAACGTCCGCTGCTGGTTTGCCCACAGCGTTCTGTTTGCGTACCCCACGCGCTTCTCTGAGTACCTGCTGGAGTGTCCCAGTGCCGAGGTTCGGGGGGCCTTCGCCAAACTCATCGTCTTCATCGCCCACTTCTCCCTGGCGGACGGGCCATGCCCCGTCCCCACCAGCTCCCCTGAGGGGTCCACACAG GGCTGTGATAACCTGAGTCTGAGTGATCACCTGTTGAGGGCTGTGTTGAACCTGCTCAGGAGAGAGGTGTCAGAGCACGGCAGACACCTGCAGCAGTACTTCAACCTCTTCGTCATGTACGCCAACCTGG gtcTGGCAGAGAAGACCCAGTTGTTGAAGCTGAGTGTCCCTGCTACCTTCATGCTGGTGGCTCTAGACGAGGGGCCTGGCCCTCCCATAAAGTACCAGTATGCAGAACTGACCAAGCTCTACGCTGTGGTCTCCCAGCTACTGCGCTGCTGTGACGTCTCCACACGCATGCAGTCCTCCATCAATG GTAACCCGTCCCTGGCCAACCCGTACGGAGACGCCAACCTGACCACCCCCATCATGCCCCTGCAACAGCTGGTGTCAGAGATCCTCTTCGTTAGGACCAGCTATGTGAAGAAGATCATCGAGGACTGCAGCAACTCTGAGGAGACGGTCAAGCTGCTGCGCTTCAGCTGCTGGGAAAACCCCCAGTTCTCCTCTACCGTGCTGTCTGAGCTGCTCTGGCAG GTGGCGTACTCCTACACGTATGAGCTGAGGCCTTACCTGGACCTGCTGCTGCAGATACTGCTGATAGAGGACTCCTGGCAGACCCACAGGATCCACAACGTGTTGAAGGGTATACCAGACGACAGGGACGGCCTGTTTGACACCATTCAGCGCTCTaagaaccactaccagaaacgGGCCTACCAGTGTATCAAGTGCATGGTGGCTCTGTTCAGCAACTGTACTGTGGCCTACCAGATACTACAG AGTAACGGGGACCTGAAGCGTAAGTGGACGTGGGCGGTGGAGTGGCTGGGGGACGAGCTGGAGAGGAGGCCCTACACAGGGAACCCCCAGTACACCTACAACAACTGGTCTCCCCCTGTCCAGAGCAACGAGACCTCCAACGGGTACTTCCTGGAGCGCTCACATTCCGCACGCATGACCCTGGCCAAGGCCTGTGAACTTTGCCCCGAGGAG GAGCCAGATGATCAGGAGGCAACAGAAGATCACGACTCCTCCCCTCCCGAGGACACAGCGCTGTACCCCCATAACCCTGCTCCTGCCACGCAGTTTcagcag cagaacAACCACCCCCACGCCCAGCCCTATACGGGTCCGGCTGCCCAGCACATGAACACGCCCCAGCGGCCCCCACAGAGAGCGCAGGAGAGCTGGGAGAGCACCACAGAGGAGGTGGGGCCCGTGGCGCCCCCGCCCGCTGTCCAGACGACAAAAGAGTAA